Proteins co-encoded in one Methanobacterium sp. genomic window:
- a CDS encoding secondary thiamine-phosphate synthase enzyme YjbQ: MDIIKDGFTKRSTKRMEIIDMTNDLNDLLKKYQINEGIVNVFARHSTAGVVINENESRLIKDFENTLETLIPENNNYGHDLIDNNADSHIRAFFIGSSETIPIKEGSLDLGTWQRLFFVELDGPRTRTFAVTIIGK, encoded by the coding sequence ATGGACATAATTAAAGATGGATTTACTAAAAGATCCACTAAAAGAATGGAAATAATAGACATGACAAATGATCTTAATGATTTGTTGAAGAAGTATCAGATTAATGAAGGCATAGTTAATGTATTTGCAAGGCATTCGACTGCAGGAGTTGTAATAAACGAAAATGAATCAAGATTGATCAAAGATTTTGAAAATACTCTTGAGACATTAATTCCAGAAAATAACAATTACGGTCATGACTTAATAGATAACAATGCAGATTCACATATAAGGGCATTTTTCATTGGCAGCAGTGAAACGATTCCAATAAAAGAAGGTTCTCTAGATTTAGGAACTTGGCAGAGACTATTTTTTGTTGAACTGGATGGTCCAAGAACCCGCACCTTTGCAGTTACAATAATTGGAAAATAA